CCGCTCACAGCGCCCCGCCGCCGGGAGGCGGGACCGCGCGGCGGCTGGAGACCGCCATCAGCTCCAGCTCGAGGTGCACGCGCTCGCCGGGCGCCACGGTCACGAGTCGCTCGTAGGGGCGAGTCCGGCGGTGCCAGACCCGGAGCGTGTAACGCCCGCGCGGCACGTCCGGAATGAGAAACCGGCCCTCGCGGTCGGCCACGGCGGCGTAAGGTGTGGGCACGACCACCACATACGCGGCCATCTCCGGGTGCACGTGGCAGAGGATCACGTGGGGCCCCGGCCGGGTGAAGGTGTGGACGCGCCGCTTGCCGCGCGGATAGGTGCCCAGATCGAAGGCGTCGCCCGGCGGGCCGGCGCCAAAGACGTTGTGGAGCAGGGGATCGCTGTTGCGGAACTCGACGCTGGTACCTGGCAGTACGGTCAGCACGGGCGGCACGAAGCGCAGGTTGACCTGGTCGATGAGCGCGGGCGCGGGCGGCGGGAAGGCCGTGACCCGCTCCGCGAGCAGGTAGACGACCGCCCCTGTGAGCCGGACATCGAGCGCGAAGATGCTCCCCTCGACACTGCCTTGCGGCTGTGGCACAACGGTACCCAGGAGCAACGGAAGCAGGAAACAGCCGGCGCGGCACGGTGTGCGACTCATGGCGCCGTTCCCCCGTCGCGCTCCCTCAGCTCCGCCAGCCAGCGGTGGAGTGTGCGCCGGCTGACACCAGCGGCGCGGGCGGCGCTGGAAACGTTGCCCCCGTGCAACTCGAGCAGCTCCCTCAGGTAGCGGGCCCGGAACGCGTGCAGCGCTTGCGTGCGCCCGGCCTCGTAGTCCGCTGGCGGCGCGCCCGGTGCCGCTGCGGCTGCGCCGCCTGGCGGATCGCGCAGCGACTCGGGCAGGTCGGCTCGTGTGACGCGGCCGTCCTCATCCAGGACGACCAGCCGCTGCGCCAGGTTTTTCAGTTCCCGCACGTTGCCCGGCCAGGGGTAGTGCTCGAGTGCTTCCCAGACCTCGGGCAGCACGCGCGGTGCGGGCTTGCCCTGCAAGCCGGCGAAGTGTTCGAGAAACCGCCGGGCGAGAAGGATCACATCGCCGCCGCGCGCGCGCAGCGGCGGCACGCGCAGGTGCACGACGTTCAGCCGGTAATACAGGTCCTGGCGGAAGCCGCCCGCCGCGACTGCGGCTTCCACGTCGGTATTGGTCGCGGCAACCAGGCGGATATCGAGGTCCAGCAGCATCGAGCTGCCCAGCCGGCGGACCTGCCGCTGCTCGAGGGCGCGCAGCAGCTTGGACTGCATCCTGGTGCCCAGCTCGGTGAACTCGTCCAGGAACACCGTGCCGTGTTGGGCTTCTACCAGCAGCCCGTCCTTGCGCGCCACAGCGCCCGTGAACGCGCCGCGATCGTAGCCGAAGAGCTCGCTCTCGAGCAGGCCTTCGGGCAGCGCAGCGCAGTCCACGGGCATGAACGGGCCGGAACGCCGGGCGCTGTTCGCGTGCAGGCAGAGCGCGATCAGTTCCTTCCCTGTGCCGCTCTCCCCGGAGATCAGGACGTTGGCATCGGTGGGCGCCACTTTCCGGAGCTGCTCGAACAGCCGGATCATGGCCGGGCTCGAGCCGATCATGCCCTCGAAGTCGCCGCCGCGGGCGACCTGATCACGCAACGCCCGGTTCTCGAGGGTCAGGCCGCGGTACCGGGCGGCGCGCTCGACAGCCAGCGCGAGCTGGTCCGCGGTAAACGGCTTGGCCAGGTAGTCGAAGGCGCCTTCGCGCATGGCGCGCACAGCGGAGGCGACACTGGCGTAGGCCGTGATCACGATGACGGCGAGGGCCGGATCATCGGCCAGCGCCGCGGCCAGCAAGGTAAAGCCGTCCGCGCCCGGCATGCGCAGGTCCAGCAGCAGCACTTCCGGCTGGGTCTCGGCCAGCACATCCCTGAAGCGGGCGGGCTCCGCCAGCGTTTGGCAACTGTAGCCTGCGCGCGACAGCAGCCGCTGGCAGTTCTCCAGCATCGCCGGCTCGTCGTCCACGACCAGCACTCGCCCGCTGGCCATCAGCCCTCGAGCCATGTGAAGGGGAGCGAAACCACGAAGCGGGCACCCTCCCCCGCCCCACCCTCCACCCAGATCCGCCCGCCGCAGCGCTCGATAACGCTGCGGCACACGGCCAACCCCAGACCGGTGCCGCCGCGCCCGCCCTTGGTGGTGAAGAAGGCCTCGAAGACCCGCTCGCGCAGCTCGGGCGCCACGCCGGGTCCACTGTCCGCCACCCTCAACTCGACGCTGTCCCCCTGCGCCGACGGCCGCACCTCTATGGTGACGCAGCCGCCGGCGGGTGTGGCCTCCGCCGCATTGAGCAGCAGGTTCATGCACACCGTCTCGAGGCCGCCCCCGCTGGCGAACACCGGCGCCAGCCCGCGCGTCGCACAGAACTCGAGGCGGATGTGGCGTGCGGCAAAGGTGCGCTCGAGCAGGCCGACCACCCGCGTCGCCACCTCCGCCACGTCTACGGGGCCGGGCTCGCCCGCGCCATCGCCAGCGAAGCGCAGCAGATCAGCGGTCAGCGCTCCCAGGCGAGCCGTGTGCTCGCGCAGCACATCCAGGTCGCGCTCGAGGAAGCAGTCGCCGCAGCGTTCCCGCGCGTCCCGCTCCATGCACTCGAGCCGGTTGCTGATGACGGCCAGCGGATTGTTCAGCTCGTGCGCCAGCCCTGCGGCCATAACGCTGACCGCGGCCAGGCGCTCGGAACGGCGCATCTGCGCCTCGAGCCGCGCCTGGGCGCCGGTGTCCCGCAGGATGAGCGAGTAGCCGACGGGGCGTCCGTCTCCCCCGCGGATCAGCGTTTGGGTAAGGCTCACGGGCAGCAGCCGCCCGTCACGGGCCAGGCGGCTGGTCTGGTAGTTGACGACTTCTCCGCGTTCGGCCAGCTCCCGCTCCAGGAACGCAGCCTCCCGCTCCGCGCCCGCCGTGCGCGGCCCGAGCAACTCCTGGATATCCCGGCCCGTCGCCTCGTCCGCGCGGTAGCCGAAGAGCCGCTCCGCCCCACCGTTCCAGACCCGAACGCGCCGATCCAGTCCCAGGCCCACAATGGCGTCCGCCGAGTGAGCCAGGATGTCCGCCAGCTCCGCGTGCTTGTGCTGCAAGGCGCGGCTCCGCTCGGCGAGCAGCTCCTCGAGCCGCCGGCGGTGCGAGACCAGCGAGGTGGCCATGGCCGTGAAGTCCGCTGCCAGGTCTTCCAGCTCGTCGTTCGTCGCCACGTCCAGCGCCGGCGGCGCCCCGCCCCGGGCCAGGCGCCGCGCCGCCTGGCGCAACTGGTAAATGGGCTGCGTGAACTGATGGCCGGCGACCACCGCCAGGCCCAGCACAAGTACCATCAGCGGCAGGCTCATGAGCGCGGTCGACTCGAGGTAGCGGCGCGCAGGCGCGGCCACGGCAGCCAGCGGCACGGCGCGGTACAGGGTCAACGGCCCGATGGCGGAGCCGGGCAGCGAAAGGGGGACGAAGCTCACCAGCCGCGCGTCGGACGTCCGCGACGTGCCGGCTCGGCCGGAAAGCACCTGCGCCACGACGGCCGCGGGGAAGTCCCGCCGCAGGCTGACCTCCGTGTTGCTGGCGAGGAGGCTGGACCAATCCCGTTTCCGCGCCGAGTGGTACAGGTACAGTCCCGTCGCGTCCACCAGCCCGGTCACGCCCGGGAGCGTTGGTGAGGCGAGATCGAGATGCGCAAACAGCTCCGCGGCCCGCGCCTCGCCCACCACCACTCCGCGCAACTCACCCTCTCTGGTACGCAGCGGGATGAGCACCGCGACCGCGGGAATCGGCCGCGCCCCGTCGCTCTCGACACCGCCGCCGCGCAGCTCGACGGGCAGGAGCAGGTGGCGGCCCCGCTCCGCCGATTGGGCGCGCCAGGCGTAATAGACCGCTTCCGCCTCAGGCTGCTCCGCGCTCGCCGCACCGCCGTCCGGGGCGCGCCGGGCCAGCAGCACCCGGCCGTCCGCATCGACGAGCTGCACGCGGAACAGCGTGCGCTCCGCCGCCAGGAAGGAGGAGGCCAGGCGAGCGGCGGACCGCCAGTCCGCAGCGGGTGCGCCGTCGAGAAGTGGCCCGAGCACGGCATACGCCAGGTAGGCGACGTCGCTCTCGAGCTGCGCCA
The sequence above is drawn from the Gemmatimonadota bacterium genome and encodes:
- a CDS encoding sigma-54-dependent Fis family transcriptional regulator; its protein translation is MMASGRVLVVDDEPAMLENCQRLLSRAGYSCQTLAEPARFRDVLAETQPEVLLLDLRMPGADGFTLLAAALADDPALAVIVITAYASVASAVRAMREGAFDYLAKPFTADQLALAVERAARYRGLTLENRALRDQVARGGDFEGMIGSSPAMIRLFEQLRKVAPTDANVLISGESGTGKELIALCLHANSARRSGPFMPVDCAALPEGLLESELFGYDRGAFTGAVARKDGLLVEAQHGTVFLDEFTELGTRMQSKLLRALEQRQVRRLGSSMLLDLDIRLVAATNTDVEAAVAAGGFRQDLYYRLNVVHLRVPPLRARGGDVILLARRFLEHFAGLQGKPAPRVLPEVWEALEHYPWPGNVRELKNLAQRLVVLDEDGRVTRADLPESLRDPPGGAAAAAPGAPPADYEAGRTQALHAFRARYLRELLELHGGNVSSAARAAGVSRRTLHRWLAELRERDGGTAP
- a CDS encoding PAS domain S-box protein, with protein sequence MNLNKLFPRLTIRAKLAIAFALLAVVPLAAVVAVTTGVTTGHLHAGARAALRHEVERSRAQMERSLAQLESDVAYLAYAVLGPLLDGAPAADWRSAARLASSFLAAERTLFRVQLVDADGRVLLARRAPDGGAASAEQPEAEAVYYAWRAQSAERGRHLLLPVELRGGGVESDGARPIPAVAVLIPLRTREGELRGVVVGEARAAELFAHLDLASPTLPGVTGLVDATGLYLYHSARKRDWSSLLASNTEVSLRRDFPAAVVAQVLSGRAGTSRTSDARLVSFVPLSLPGSAIGPLTLYRAVPLAAVAAPARRYLESTALMSLPLMVLVLGLAVVAGHQFTQPIYQLRQAARRLARGGAPPALDVATNDELEDLAADFTAMATSLVSHRRRLEELLAERSRALQHKHAELADILAHSADAIVGLGLDRRVRVWNGGAERLFGYRADEATGRDIQELLGPRTAGAEREAAFLERELAERGEVVNYQTSRLARDGRLLPVSLTQTLIRGGDGRPVGYSLILRDTGAQARLEAQMRRSERLAAVSVMAAGLAHELNNPLAVISNRLECMERDARERCGDCFLERDLDVLREHTARLGALTADLLRFAGDGAGEPGPVDVAEVATRVVGLLERTFAARHIRLEFCATRGLAPVFASGGGLETVCMNLLLNAAEATPAGGCVTIEVRPSAQGDSVELRVADSGPGVAPELRERVFEAFFTTKGGRGGTGLGLAVCRSVIERCGGRIWVEGGAGEGARFVVSLPFTWLEG